The following coding sequences lie in one Musa acuminata AAA Group cultivar baxijiao chromosome BXJ1-8, Cavendish_Baxijiao_AAA, whole genome shotgun sequence genomic window:
- the LOC135680384 gene encoding probable calcium-binding protein CML46: MEKPLPTAPYHSLALTEPIVLHFNKTISMGVVLKNKISMGFLFRHPAPCASGVVDRVRPGDSADGSEAPELTREDVETVMEIITGMPCGADGEQLEEMRGVFEGEEPSLEEVAEAFSVFDDDGDGVIEPLDLHRVLCKLGFPEGAALEACRRMIAAYDENDDGRIDFKEFIKVVEGSFFD, translated from the coding sequence ATGGAGAAACCATTGCCAACTGCACCGTACCACTCCCTCGCACTCACAGAGCCCATCGTGCTCCACTTCAACAAGACCATCTCCATGGGGGTCGTCCTGAAGAATAAGATATCCATGGGGTTCCTCTTCCGGCACCCAGCGCCGTGCGCATCGGGGGTCGTCGATCGTGTCAGACCCGGCGACTCGGCCGACGGTAGCGAGGCGCCCGAGTTGACCAGAGAAGACGTGGAGACGGTGATGGAGATCATTACGGGCATGCCTTGCGGCGCGGACGGTGAGCAGCTCGAGGAGATGCGTGGCGTGTTTGAGGGGGAGGAGCCGAGCTTGGAGGAAGTGGCGGAGGCGTTCTCCGTCTTCGATGATGACGGTGACGGGGTCATAGAGCCCCTGGACCTGCATCGTGTTCTCTGCAAGCTGGGCTTCCCGGAGGGGGCGGCATTGGAGGCATGCCGACGGATGATCGCGGCGTACGACGAGAACGACGACGGGAGGATCGATTTCAAGGAGTTCATCAAAGTTGTGGAGGGCAGCTTCTTTGATTAa
- the LOC135588170 gene encoding granule-bound starch synthase 2, chloroplastic/amyloplastic-like, producing MDLFKLYEPMGGDHFNIFAAGLKTADRVITVSRGYAWELTTSEGGWGLHEIINENNWKFQGIVNGIDTVDWNPELDLHLQSDGYRNYSIETLQAGKPQCKAALQKELGLPVREDVPLIGFIGRLDHQKGVDLIAGAMPWIVGQDAQLVMLGTGRADLEEMLRKFDREHHNKVRAWVGFSVKMAHRITAGADVLLMPSRFEPCGLNQLYAMKYGTVPVVHAIGGLRDTVIPFDPFRESGFGWTFDRAEANKLINALGNCLNTYRNQKENWKGLQTRGMAQDLSWDNAAKHYEEVLVSAKYQW from the coding sequence ATGGACCTCTTCAAGCTGTATGAGCCGATGGGAGGTGACCACTTCAACATCTTCGCGGCCGGCCTCAAGACTGCTGACCGCGTGATCACCGTCAGCCGTGGCTACGCATGGGAGCTCACAACATCCGAAGGTGGGTGGGGACTCCATGAGATCATAAACGAGAACAACTGGAAGTTCCAAGGCATCGTCAACGGGATCGACACAGTGGACTGGAACCCTGAGCTGGATCTTCACCTGCAATCCGATGGCTACAGAAACTATTCCATTGAGACTCTGCAAGCCGGGAAACCACAGTGCAAGGCGGCGCTGCAGAAGGAGCTCGGCCTCCCTGTCCGCGAGGACGTCCCCCTCATCGGATTCATCGGCCGGCTGGATCACCAGAAGGGCGTCGACCTCATTGCGGGTGCGATGCCTTGGATCGTCGGGCAGGACGCGCAGCTGGTGATGCTGGGCACCGGACGGGCCGACCTGGAGGAGATGCTGCGCAAGTTCGACAGGGAGCACCACAACAAGGTGAGGGCGTGGGTGGGGTTTTCGGTGAAGATGGCGCACAGGATCACCGCAGGGGCGGACGTCCTGCTCATGCCATCGCGGTTCGAGCCCTGCGGGCTGAACCAGCTGTACGCCATGAAGTACGGCACGGTCCCGGTGGTGCACGCCATCGGCGGGCTTCGCGACACGGTGATCCCGTTCGATCCCTTCAGGGAGAGCGGGTTCGGGTGGACGTTCGACCGGGCGGAGGCCAACAAGCTGATCAATGCGCTGGGGAACTGCCTCAACACCTACAGGAACCAGAAGGAGAATTGGAAGGGCCTGCAGACGCGAGGGATGGCGCAGGACCTGAGCTGGGACAACGCCGCCAAACATTACGAGGAAGTCCTCGTCTCAGCAAAGTATCAGTGGTGA